The Methanocella sp. genome segment GCGCCGGAGCGATCGCCACTGGAATAGCACAGATGAGGATAGGCGCGGCTGGTGCCGGGACGATAGCCGAGCGTCCCGAGGCGACGGGGTCCATCATCATACTTGAGGCCATACCGGAAACGATGGTCATCCTTGGCTTCGTCGTAGCGGCGGTCATTCTCTTTGTGATAAAGTGACGGGCGACCGAACCCGTAGGGATTGAGATCTGCATGGTCGACTACGAGAACCTGATGAAGTCCATGGACGCCAGCGCCGAGGAAAAGATAGCCGAGCTGATGGAAAAGTCTGCCCGTACTGCATCCGAGATCAGGAATAGGGCGCGGGTTAAGGCTGAAGAGATAAAAAGGCTGCACATGGATAGCGCCGTAAAGGCTGTAGCGCTCGAAAGAAACAAGCTTACATATCTGGCCAACAATGAGGCGAGAAAGCAGATCTCAGGCATACGGCACGGACACTATAACGAGGCGTTCAATCAAGCGAAAGAGCGGCTCGAGTCCTTCAGAGACAGCCCCGATTATGCGGATAGTCTCCGTAAAATGGCAGAGGAGGCCTTCGAGACGCTGGGTGAGAACGAGGCGGTCCTGCACGTGGATGAGAGGGACAAAGGCCTGTGTACGAAGATAGCGGAAGGCCTTGCCGGACGCTGTGAGGTAGTCGCGGACATTCACTGTACCGGAGGCCTGAACGTGAGCAGCCTGGACGGGAAGGTCGTCATATATAATACGGTGGAGTCCCGGCTGGAGAAGGCAAGGCGTCACATGAGGCTGGAGATATTTTCGATACTCTATGGTAGAAAGGAGTGACCTGCAATGGACTATGGATATGCGAACGCCAGGATCCGGGGCATGAAAAGCCGGCTGCTCACCCACGGCGCCCTGGATGACCTTATCATGAAGCCAGACATGGACTCGCTTATCCTCGAGCTTGAAAAGACCCCGTATAAGGATG includes the following:
- a CDS encoding V-type ATP synthase subunit E produces the protein MVDYENLMKSMDASAEEKIAELMEKSARTASEIRNRARVKAEEIKRLHMDSAVKAVALERNKLTYLANNEARKQISGIRHGHYNEAFNQAKERLESFRDSPDYADSLRKMAEEAFETLGENEAVLHVDERDKGLCTKIAEGLAGRCEVVADIHCTGGLNVSSLDGKVVIYNTVESRLEKARRHMRLEIFSILYGRKE
- a CDS encoding ATPase → MISWEIPIGAAIAFSAGAIATGIAQMRIGAAGAGTIAERPEATGSIIILEAIPETMVILGFVVAAVILFVIK